Proteins encoded together in one Microplitis mediator isolate UGA2020A chromosome 7, iyMicMedi2.1, whole genome shotgun sequence window:
- the LOC130671805 gene encoding uncharacterized protein LOC130671805, whose product MAQLLAFFIIISVCVIVNVQGQLPTDKKLVIGQAFDEIVVSSDLNVRRKSKENRQDKKILMNVPSGTTGPGKPTEIAFRLVSSDGSRIKDTPNKRQRRTSNQWALEHWILESRN is encoded by the exons ATGGCGCAACTTTTggctttttttataattatatcggTATGCGTAATTGTCAATGTTCAAGGTCAGCTACCGACAGACAAAAAAT TGGTAATTGGTCAAGCGTTCGATGAGATTGTGGTATCATCGGATTTAAATGTGAGACGTAAATCAAAAGAAAATCGCCAAGACAAAAAAATACTGATGAACGTGCCATCAGGTACCACAGGACCTGGAAAACCCACGGAAATTGCGTTTAGGCTCGTGTCCAGTGACGGTAGTCGGATTAAAGACACACCGAACAAACGGCAACGACGGACATCTAATCAatg GGCACTGGAACACTGGATACTGGAATCTAGAAATTGA
- the LOC130671804 gene encoding uncharacterized protein LOC130671804: MKGRVILLLIFVLICELVSELSAAPAPFVFPGPSSDDYSDSYDDGPQGRNLFGHKRKHHRFSGGHGCRGHGCGGGFGSRPDYGGYYPNNQGGSFATASAGSLGPSNSQANAQSATFNFGPFSASFSAAQASSGRQNGSPFLNYDY, translated from the exons ATGAAGGGTAGAGTGATACTGTTGCTAATTTTTGTTCTAATCTGTGAACTTGTCAGTGAATTATCAGCAGCACCGGCGCCATTTGTTTTTCCTGGACCCTCATCAGACGACT ATTCCGATTCCTACGACGATGGTCCGCAAGGGCGAAATTTATTTGGCCACAAACGAAAACACCATCGATTTTCAGGAGGTCACGGCTGTCGAGGTCACGGCTGTGGCGGAGGCTTTGG ctcGAGACCGGACTACGGGGGTTATTACCCGAACAATCAAGGTGGCTCCTTCGCCACAGCATCCGCAGGATCTTTGGGTCCATCCAACAGTCAAGCGAATGCCCAGAGCGCAACTTTTAACTTCGGACCTTTCTCGGCATCTTTCAGCGCTGCCCAGGCTTCTTCTGGCCGTCAAAATGGCTCTCCTTTTCTGAA CTACGACTACTAG
- the LOC130671446 gene encoding uncharacterized transmembrane protein DDB_G0289901-like isoform X2, which produces MKLVECFVPFLVLLLVSRSQAGILRDLAQKHINRVGSVLDPLGLFGGKNDGGATAEANSQAVTNNLNLGPLSFSSAVSSASAKANAGPGGTAVANADANAKATGYGNAQATANANANSNANGIGGINYGNNGYNGNSAPYNGNAYNGNSAPYNGNAYNGNSAPYNGNAFNGNSDDGFYKGNSGYPGNNGYYENGNGNGNGYNSANANSNAFADNNGHSNTNTGTFTQGNANAGAGANAQGSGHYGAKNNYNSGAYDGQSLNPGTYGAPKYTSNPFIGGAGANAGASANANAQAGSNAGTYGSKPTKGAYGGQAYNQGQVGSVNPGYYGNSGAGNSNYGKGNSGYYTGSQGPAYGGSSGGNSQANTGASAAAAANANANAGSRPAAVGSGNPFLNQPSQGPTYGSSATGNNYGNSGTYAPSPSYGSPGTYGGSNGGQAAANADASAAANANANANAGSANPFLTQPSYGGSTGNNYDNSGTYGGSSGSNYDNSGHYGSSLAPNYGAPTGTGQATATADASATANANAGSGNSNTGTGAPFIPQPSQPTNYGQSTGNNYGNSGTYGGTSGSNYDNSGTYGGSTGSEQATATADASASANANAGSGNSNTGTGAPFIPQPSQPTNYGQSTGNNYGNSGTYGGTSGSNYDNSGTYGGSTGNGQATATADASASANANAGSGSSNTGAGNPFLTQSSQPTNYGDFSGTNYGLTPPTYEHSGTFGEKYGSGGPAPADASASANANAGSGSSNTGAGNPFLTQLSQPTNYESGNVGPSYGDSGSYGDANAKADASASASANANANGGGQPDNNYYNVAGPQDGGYQTENSGYDTSGYTDVKGDSGYYSGSNNNQLPNVSDGSDASANANANAVATANAGGQGAVDSYGNPAGSTPDNYGAGNVDPNTNAVANAAAVANANANANANAVATANSGATGSSGGYGNYNRPPGTGYGKNSPSSSANANANASASANANASATANSNAGAYGNAKATANAQAKAVAGPGFGSKSSATADARAAVDTSKMLIFTD; this is translated from the exons ATGAAATTAGTTGAGTGTTTTGTGCCATTTTTGGTGCTGCTTTTAGTCAGCAGATCGCAAGCag GTATTTTGCGAGATCTTGCCCAGAAGCATATCAACCGAGTGGGCTCAGTCCTAGATCCCCTGGGTCTATTCGGCGGGAAAAATGATGGAGGCGCCACAGCGGAAGCTAACAGCCAAgctgtgacaaataatttgaatcttGGTCCACTGAGCTTTTCTTCGGCTGTAAGTTCGGCTTCTGCGAAAGCAAATGCCGGTCCTGGAGGCACTGCTGTGGCAAATGCTGATGCCAATGCCAAAGCTACTGGTTATGGAAATGCTCAGGCTACAGCAAATGCCAACGCCAATTCTAATGCCAATGGCATTGGAGGCATAAATTATGGCAACAATGGATACAATGGAAATAGTGCCCCTTACAATGGAAATGCATACAATGGAAATAGTGCCCCTTATAATGGAAATGCGTACAATGGAAATAGTGCCCCTTATAATGGAAATGCATTCAATGGAAATAGTGACGATGGTTTCTACAAAGGAAACTCTGGATACCCTGGAAATAATGGCTACTATGAAAATGGAAATGGAAACGGAAATGGCTACAACAGTGCCAACGCTAACTCAAATGCATTTGCTGATAATAATGGGCATAGTAACACTAATACCGGTACTTTTACTCAGGGAAATGCCAACGCTGGAGCTGGAGCCAATGCTCAAGGATCTGGACACTATGGAG ccaagAATAACTACAACAGCGGAGCCTACGACGGCCAGTCATTAAATCCTGGAACTTATGGTGCTCCTAAATATACCAGTAATCCTTTCATTGGTGGTGCTGGTGCTAATGCTGGTGCCAGTGCTAATGCTAATGCTCAAGCTGGATCAAACGCAGGAACTTATGGAAGTAAACCGACAAAAGGCGCCTATGGTGGACAGGCCTATAATCAAGGACAAGTAGGCTCAGTAAATCCCGGCTATTATGGAAACAGTGGAGCTGGTAATAGTAACTATGGAAAAGGCAACAGTGGTTACTATACAGGGAGTCAAGGGCCAGCGTATGGAGGAAGTTCTGGTGGAAATTCTCAAGCAAACACTGGAGcttctgctgctgctgctgctaaCGCTAATGCTAATGCTGGATCTAGACCAGCGGCAGTTGGTTCTGGTAATCCATTCTTGAACCAGCCGTCCCAGGGTCCAACTTATGGTAGCTCTGCTACCGGAAACAATTACGGTAACTCAGGAACATATGCACCAAGTCCCAGTTACGGAAGTCCTGGTACCTATGGTGGGTCTAATGGTGGTCAAGCTGCTGCTAATGCTGATGCCTCTGCAGCAGCAAATGCCAATGCCAATGCTAATGCTGGTTCAGCCAATCCGTTCTTAACTCAACCATCATACGGTGGATCAACGGGAAATAATTACGATAACTCGGGTACCTATGGAGGATCATCAGGCTCTAATTATGACAATTCTGGTCATTATGGAAGTTCATTAGCTCCTAATTACGGAGCACCAACTGGTACTGGTCAAGCTACAGCAACTGCAGACGCGTCTGCAACAGCAAATGCCAATGCTGGATCAGGAAATTCTAATACTGGTACAGGGGCTCCATTTatacctcaaccatctcaaccCACGAACTATGGACAGTCTACAGGAAACAATTACGGAAATTCTGGCACTTACGGAGGAACATCAGGCTCGAATTATGACAACTCTGGTACTTACGGAGGATCAACTGGTAGTGAGCAAGCTACAGCAACTGCAGACGCATCAGCTTCAGCAAATGCTAATGCTGGATCAGGAAATTCTAATACTGGTACAGGGGCTCCATTTatacctcaaccatctcaaccCACGAACTATGGACAGTCTACAGGAAACAATTACGGAAATTCTGGCACTTACGGAGGAACATCAGGCTCGAATTATGACAACTCTGGTACTTACGGAGGATCAACTGGTAATGGGCAAGCTACAGCAACTGCAGACGCATCAGCTTCAGCAAATGCCAACGCTGGTTCAGGAAGTTCTAATACCGGGGCAGGTAATCCCTTTTTGACTCAATCGTCTCAGCCTACGAATTATGGGGACTTTAGCGGAACTAATTACGGATTAACACCTCCTACTTACGAACACTCTGGTACTTTCGGAGAAAAGTACGGTAGCGGAGGCCCAGCTCCAGCAGACGCATCAGCCTCAGCAAATGCCAACGCTGGTTCAGGAAGTTCCAATACCGGCGCAGGAAATCCCTTCTTGACTCAACTATCTCAACCCACAAACTACGAATCCGGTAATGTTGGGCCCAGTTACGGAGACTCTGGTTCTTACGGAGATGCCAATGCCAAAGCTGATGCTTCTGCTTCTGCTTCCGCGAACGCAAATGCAAATGGTGGCGGCCAACCTGATAACAACTATTACAACGTCGCTGGACCTCAAGACGGAGGATACCAAACTGAAAACAGTGGTTACGACACTAGTGGTTACACTGACGTAAAAGGTGACTCGGGATATTACAGCGGCTCCAACAACAACCAGCTTCCAAATGTAAGCGATGGATCTGATGCCAGTGCCAACGCAAACGCCAACGCAGTTGCAACTGCCAACGCAGGTGGTCAAGGAGCCGTTGACTCCTACGGCAATCCAGCTGGAAGTACTCCGGACAATTACGGAGCTGGAAATGTCGATCCCAATACCAACGCTGTTGCCAATGCCGCAGCTGTCGCCAATGCCAATGCAAATGCAAACGCCAATGCCGTAGCCACTGCCAATTCTGGGGCCACAGGCTCATCAGGAGGCTACGGAAATTACAATAGACCACCTGGAACTGGATACGGTAAAAATAGTCCCAGCTCCAGTGCCAACGCCAACGCCAATGCAAGTGCGAGTGCAAATGCAAACGCAAGTGCAACTGCCAATTCCAATGCCGGAGCTTACGGCAACGCAAAAGCAACAGCCAATGCCCAAGCAAAAGCAGTCGCTGGTCCAGGGTTTGGATCCAAAAGCTCGGCCACCGCAGACGCCAGAGCCGCCGTCGACACTTCAAAAATGCTTATCTTCACGGACTAA
- the LOC130671446 gene encoding uncharacterized transmembrane protein DDB_G0289901-like isoform X1: MKLVECFVPFLVLLLVSRSQAGILRDLAQKHINRVGSVLDPLGLFGGKNDGGATAEANSQAVTNNLNLGPLSFSSAVSSASAKANAGPGGTAVANADANAKATGYGNAQATANANANSNANGIGGINYGNNGYNGNSAPYNGNAYNGNSAPYNGNAYNGNSAPYNGNAFNGNSDDGFYKGNSGYPGNNGYYENGNGNGNGYNSANANSNAFADNNGHSNTNTGTFTQGNANAGAGANAQGSGHYGGSNEIRAKNNYNSGAYDGQSLNPGTYGAPKYTSNPFIGGAGANAGASANANAQAGSNAGTYGSKPTKGAYGGQAYNQGQVGSVNPGYYGNSGAGNSNYGKGNSGYYTGSQGPAYGGSSGGNSQANTGASAAAAANANANAGSRPAAVGSGNPFLNQPSQGPTYGSSATGNNYGNSGTYAPSPSYGSPGTYGGSNGGQAAANADASAAANANANANAGSANPFLTQPSYGGSTGNNYDNSGTYGGSSGSNYDNSGHYGSSLAPNYGAPTGTGQATATADASATANANAGSGNSNTGTGAPFIPQPSQPTNYGQSTGNNYGNSGTYGGTSGSNYDNSGTYGGSTGSEQATATADASASANANAGSGNSNTGTGAPFIPQPSQPTNYGQSTGNNYGNSGTYGGTSGSNYDNSGTYGGSTGNGQATATADASASANANAGSGSSNTGAGNPFLTQSSQPTNYGDFSGTNYGLTPPTYEHSGTFGEKYGSGGPAPADASASANANAGSGSSNTGAGNPFLTQLSQPTNYESGNVGPSYGDSGSYGDANAKADASASASANANANGGGQPDNNYYNVAGPQDGGYQTENSGYDTSGYTDVKGDSGYYSGSNNNQLPNVSDGSDASANANANAVATANAGGQGAVDSYGNPAGSTPDNYGAGNVDPNTNAVANAAAVANANANANANAVATANSGATGSSGGYGNYNRPPGTGYGKNSPSSSANANANASASANANASATANSNAGAYGNAKATANAQAKAVAGPGFGSKSSATADARAAVDTSKMLIFTD; the protein is encoded by the exons ATGAAATTAGTTGAGTGTTTTGTGCCATTTTTGGTGCTGCTTTTAGTCAGCAGATCGCAAGCag GTATTTTGCGAGATCTTGCCCAGAAGCATATCAACCGAGTGGGCTCAGTCCTAGATCCCCTGGGTCTATTCGGCGGGAAAAATGATGGAGGCGCCACAGCGGAAGCTAACAGCCAAgctgtgacaaataatttgaatcttGGTCCACTGAGCTTTTCTTCGGCTGTAAGTTCGGCTTCTGCGAAAGCAAATGCCGGTCCTGGAGGCACTGCTGTGGCAAATGCTGATGCCAATGCCAAAGCTACTGGTTATGGAAATGCTCAGGCTACAGCAAATGCCAACGCCAATTCTAATGCCAATGGCATTGGAGGCATAAATTATGGCAACAATGGATACAATGGAAATAGTGCCCCTTACAATGGAAATGCATACAATGGAAATAGTGCCCCTTATAATGGAAATGCGTACAATGGAAATAGTGCCCCTTATAATGGAAATGCATTCAATGGAAATAGTGACGATGGTTTCTACAAAGGAAACTCTGGATACCCTGGAAATAATGGCTACTATGAAAATGGAAATGGAAACGGAAATGGCTACAACAGTGCCAACGCTAACTCAAATGCATTTGCTGATAATAATGGGCATAGTAACACTAATACCGGTACTTTTACTCAGGGAAATGCCAACGCTGGAGCTGGAGCCAATGCTCAAGGATCTGGACACTATGGAG gATCTAATGAAATACGTG ccaagAATAACTACAACAGCGGAGCCTACGACGGCCAGTCATTAAATCCTGGAACTTATGGTGCTCCTAAATATACCAGTAATCCTTTCATTGGTGGTGCTGGTGCTAATGCTGGTGCCAGTGCTAATGCTAATGCTCAAGCTGGATCAAACGCAGGAACTTATGGAAGTAAACCGACAAAAGGCGCCTATGGTGGACAGGCCTATAATCAAGGACAAGTAGGCTCAGTAAATCCCGGCTATTATGGAAACAGTGGAGCTGGTAATAGTAACTATGGAAAAGGCAACAGTGGTTACTATACAGGGAGTCAAGGGCCAGCGTATGGAGGAAGTTCTGGTGGAAATTCTCAAGCAAACACTGGAGcttctgctgctgctgctgctaaCGCTAATGCTAATGCTGGATCTAGACCAGCGGCAGTTGGTTCTGGTAATCCATTCTTGAACCAGCCGTCCCAGGGTCCAACTTATGGTAGCTCTGCTACCGGAAACAATTACGGTAACTCAGGAACATATGCACCAAGTCCCAGTTACGGAAGTCCTGGTACCTATGGTGGGTCTAATGGTGGTCAAGCTGCTGCTAATGCTGATGCCTCTGCAGCAGCAAATGCCAATGCCAATGCTAATGCTGGTTCAGCCAATCCGTTCTTAACTCAACCATCATACGGTGGATCAACGGGAAATAATTACGATAACTCGGGTACCTATGGAGGATCATCAGGCTCTAATTATGACAATTCTGGTCATTATGGAAGTTCATTAGCTCCTAATTACGGAGCACCAACTGGTACTGGTCAAGCTACAGCAACTGCAGACGCGTCTGCAACAGCAAATGCCAATGCTGGATCAGGAAATTCTAATACTGGTACAGGGGCTCCATTTatacctcaaccatctcaaccCACGAACTATGGACAGTCTACAGGAAACAATTACGGAAATTCTGGCACTTACGGAGGAACATCAGGCTCGAATTATGACAACTCTGGTACTTACGGAGGATCAACTGGTAGTGAGCAAGCTACAGCAACTGCAGACGCATCAGCTTCAGCAAATGCTAATGCTGGATCAGGAAATTCTAATACTGGTACAGGGGCTCCATTTatacctcaaccatctcaaccCACGAACTATGGACAGTCTACAGGAAACAATTACGGAAATTCTGGCACTTACGGAGGAACATCAGGCTCGAATTATGACAACTCTGGTACTTACGGAGGATCAACTGGTAATGGGCAAGCTACAGCAACTGCAGACGCATCAGCTTCAGCAAATGCCAACGCTGGTTCAGGAAGTTCTAATACCGGGGCAGGTAATCCCTTTTTGACTCAATCGTCTCAGCCTACGAATTATGGGGACTTTAGCGGAACTAATTACGGATTAACACCTCCTACTTACGAACACTCTGGTACTTTCGGAGAAAAGTACGGTAGCGGAGGCCCAGCTCCAGCAGACGCATCAGCCTCAGCAAATGCCAACGCTGGTTCAGGAAGTTCCAATACCGGCGCAGGAAATCCCTTCTTGACTCAACTATCTCAACCCACAAACTACGAATCCGGTAATGTTGGGCCCAGTTACGGAGACTCTGGTTCTTACGGAGATGCCAATGCCAAAGCTGATGCTTCTGCTTCTGCTTCCGCGAACGCAAATGCAAATGGTGGCGGCCAACCTGATAACAACTATTACAACGTCGCTGGACCTCAAGACGGAGGATACCAAACTGAAAACAGTGGTTACGACACTAGTGGTTACACTGACGTAAAAGGTGACTCGGGATATTACAGCGGCTCCAACAACAACCAGCTTCCAAATGTAAGCGATGGATCTGATGCCAGTGCCAACGCAAACGCCAACGCAGTTGCAACTGCCAACGCAGGTGGTCAAGGAGCCGTTGACTCCTACGGCAATCCAGCTGGAAGTACTCCGGACAATTACGGAGCTGGAAATGTCGATCCCAATACCAACGCTGTTGCCAATGCCGCAGCTGTCGCCAATGCCAATGCAAATGCAAACGCCAATGCCGTAGCCACTGCCAATTCTGGGGCCACAGGCTCATCAGGAGGCTACGGAAATTACAATAGACCACCTGGAACTGGATACGGTAAAAATAGTCCCAGCTCCAGTGCCAACGCCAACGCCAATGCAAGTGCGAGTGCAAATGCAAACGCAAGTGCAACTGCCAATTCCAATGCCGGAGCTTACGGCAACGCAAAAGCAACAGCCAATGCCCAAGCAAAAGCAGTCGCTGGTCCAGGGTTTGGATCCAAAAGCTCGGCCACCGCAGACGCCAGAGCCGCCGTCGACACTTCAAAAATGCTTATCTTCACGGACTAA